In the genome of Cryptomeria japonica chromosome 8, Sugi_1.0, whole genome shotgun sequence, one region contains:
- the LOC131060567 gene encoding protein BYPASS1-LIKE produces the protein MSYIHSKLTPRTPTHIPIPIPILHIRTLALIPRPLGIWFSLMKSGLLFASRTQRVLVHPMSNQNNHSSNSWSPSRSNKDGVNEQGLEAFQRTVGERLGALAEDSADGEALLSLAWVRQVVGTVLSCESDFKTLVVQPKPPLSKAEERIADDFLERSVKALDLCNAIRDGIDHVRLWQKHVEIVLCALDVRHRSLGEGQLRRARKALADLTLAVDDKEPSAAVLAQYRHRSFGRPVGSSNSACHFRSLSWSVSRTWSAGRQLQAMGSNLVPPKNTEIAASNGFSVPAYTMSAIILFGMWTLVAAIPCQDRGLQTHFSFPRTFIWASPLHSIYDKVMEESRKRDRRGSSVGLLKEISQISSCIRRLSELIDSPLTDNQDQEVRKEVLRLMQVWATVKEGLDPLEKQVRDLFHRIVSTRTEVLDSMSRTIPER, from the coding sequence ATGAGCTACATTCATTCCAAACTCACCCCTCGTACGCCTACCCACATTCCCATTCCCATTCCCATTCTTCACATTCGCACCTTGGCTCTCATTCCCCGACCTCTAGGCATCTGGTTCAGCCTTATGAAGAGCGGCCTCCTCTTCGCCTCGCGTACACAGCGCGTGCTGGTGCATCCCATGAGCAATCAGAACAACCACAGCTCCAACAGCTGGAGCCCCAGTCGCAGCAACAAGGACGGCGTCAACGAGCAGGGCCTTGAGGCGTTTCAGCGGACCGTGGGTGAGCGATTGGGTGCCCTAGCTGAGGATTCCGCAGACGGGGAAGCACTGCTGTCATTGGCCTGGGTGCGGCAGGTTGTGGGGACTGTCCTGAGCTGTGAGTCGGACTTCAAGACTCTGGTAGTGCAGCCAAAGCCCCCGCTTTCCAAGGCTGAGGAGCGAATCGCAGATGATTTCTTGGAGCGCAGCGTTAAAGCCCTGGACCTCTGTAACGCCATCAGGGATGGTATTGATCATGTCCGCCTTTGGCAGAAGCATGTGGAGATTGTCTTGTGCGCGCTGGACGTGAGGCACCGGTCCCTGGGTGAAGGGCAACTCCGGCGCGCACGTAAAGCCCTTGCTGACCTAACCCTAGCCGTGGACGACAAAGAGCCCTCCGCTGCCGTGCTTGCTCAGTACCGGCACCGGTCTTTTGGGCGGCCTGTGGGGTCTTCTAACTCTGCCTGCCACTTCCGTTCTTTGTCGTGGTCTGTGTCTCGGACCTGGTCCGCTGGGCGTCAGCTGCAGGCCATGGGATCGAATCTGGTCCCGCCCAAGAACACGGAGATCGCAGCTAGTAACGGATTTTCCGTTCCGGCTTACACCATGAGCGCCATCATACTGTTTGGGATGTGGACTCTGGTGGCTGCCATCCCTTGCCAGGATCGTGGCCTCCAGACCCACTTCTCTTTTCCCCGGACTTTCATCTGGGCCTCGCCCTTGCACTCCATCTATGATAAGGTCATGGAGGAGTCGAGAAAGCGTGACCGCCGGGGCAGCTCTGTTGGGCTTTTGAAGGAAATTTCACAGATTTCTTCCTGTATACGTCGTCTTTCCGAGCTCATTGATTCTCCGCTGACGGACAACCAGGATCAGGAGGTCAGGAAGGAGGTTTTACGGCTGATGCAGGTCTGGGCTACTGTGAAAGAGGGCCTCGACCCACTTGAGAAACAGGTCAGAGATCTCTTTCACAGAATTGTGAGCACTAGAACCGAGGTTCTCGATTCCATGAGCCGAACCATACCTGAGAGGTGA